In Streptomyces sp. NBC_00878, a single window of DNA contains:
- a CDS encoding acyl-CoA dehydrogenase family protein, which yields MDFTPTEEQTAARDLAARIFGDLSTHERLTAAGTGSDAELWKALCEAGLPAAVEDIGLLGLVLLLEEQGRTTAQVPFAASCVYGLLAVSAHGSADQRERLLPGIGDGTVVVTGALSEDAVRAGGPGELSGVVPVVPWLRDATHVLVADDEHRLWLVRTVDARCDPVELTAPWSAGRLTLDSTPGERLGGPEADVEGERAYDDVLATARTAFAGLQAGVCAGSVARAVAYTNTREQFGRPLATKQGVQLRAADAYMDTEAIRVTVYEAAWRRDEGLDCAAHSLTAAWWASEAGHRVVHAGQHLHGGMGADLGHPVHRHFLWGRQLEAYLGCGSEVLQELGELIVRGEGEV from the coding sequence ATGGACTTCACGCCTACGGAGGAGCAGACGGCGGCCCGCGATCTCGCCGCGCGGATCTTCGGCGACCTGTCCACGCACGAGCGGCTGACTGCTGCCGGCACCGGCAGCGATGCCGAGCTGTGGAAGGCGTTGTGCGAGGCCGGGTTGCCGGCGGCCGTCGAGGACATAGGGCTCCTCGGGCTGGTGCTCCTGCTGGAGGAACAGGGGCGGACTACGGCCCAGGTGCCGTTCGCGGCGAGTTGCGTGTACGGGCTGCTGGCGGTGTCGGCCCATGGTTCGGCGGACCAGCGGGAGCGGCTGCTGCCCGGCATCGGAGACGGAACGGTGGTCGTGACCGGCGCCCTGTCCGAGGATGCCGTACGGGCGGGCGGCCCTGGGGAGTTGAGCGGCGTGGTTCCCGTGGTGCCGTGGCTCCGCGATGCCACACATGTCCTCGTCGCCGATGACGAGCACCGCCTGTGGCTCGTACGAACCGTCGACGCGCGGTGCGACCCGGTCGAGCTGACAGCGCCCTGGTCGGCGGGACGGTTGACCCTGGATTCGACGCCGGGCGAGCGGCTGGGCGGCCCGGAAGCGGACGTCGAGGGTGAAAGGGCGTACGACGACGTACTGGCCACCGCGCGTACCGCCTTCGCGGGGCTGCAGGCCGGGGTGTGCGCGGGCTCGGTGGCCCGGGCGGTTGCCTACACGAACACGCGCGAGCAGTTCGGGAGACCGCTCGCGACCAAGCAGGGGGTCCAACTCCGGGCGGCCGACGCGTACATGGACACCGAGGCCATACGGGTCACGGTCTACGAAGCGGCGTGGCGGCGGGACGAGGGGCTGGACTGCGCTGCGCACTCGCTGACCGCGGCCTGGTGGGCGTCGGAGGCGGGGCACCGCGTGGTCCATGCAGGACAGCATCTGCACGGCGGCATGGGGGCGGACCTCGGCCATCCCGTGCACCGGCACTTTCTGTGGGGACGACAGCTGGAGGCGTACCTGGGGTGCGGGAGCGAAGTGCTCCAGGAGCTGGGGGAGTTGATCGTGCGCGGAGAGGGGGAGGTATGA
- a CDS encoding SigE family RNA polymerase sigma factor: MTTTVCTSASNAATRTLAYPSFSSYVKARQPVLLRTARSLTANPSDAEDLLQTALTKTYVAWERIEDHRALDGYVRRALLNTRTSQWRKRKVDEFACDELPEPEAPPAGDPAEQQALHDAMWRAIMKLPARQRAMVVLRYYEDLSEAQTADVLGVSIGTVKSAVSRALGKLREDPELGPVR, encoded by the coding sequence ATGACCACAACCGTCTGCACCAGCGCTTCGAATGCGGCGACGCGGACTCTTGCGTACCCGTCGTTCTCCTCGTACGTCAAGGCTCGCCAACCAGTGCTGCTGCGTACCGCTCGTTCGTTGACCGCGAACCCGAGCGACGCGGAGGATCTGCTGCAGACCGCGCTCACGAAGACGTATGTCGCGTGGGAGCGGATCGAGGACCACCGGGCGCTCGACGGCTATGTGCGGCGCGCCTTGCTGAACACGCGGACGTCGCAGTGGCGGAAGCGGAAAGTCGACGAGTTCGCGTGCGACGAGCTGCCGGAGCCGGAGGCTCCGCCGGCCGGTGACCCGGCGGAGCAGCAGGCGCTGCACGACGCGATGTGGCGCGCGATCATGAAGTTGCCGGCGCGGCAGCGGGCGATGGTCGTCCTGCGGTACTACGAGGACCTGAGCGAAGCACAGACGGCGGACGTGCTGGGCGTGTCGATCGGTACGGTCAAGTCGGCCGTGTCGCGTGCACTGGGCAAGCTTCGTGAGGACCCGGAACTGGGTCCTGTTCGCTGA
- a CDS encoding lipid-transfer protein, whose translation MSVRTRDTLGGRAAIVGIGATEFSKDSGRSELRLAVEAVRAALDDAGLTPADVDGMVTFTMDTSPEITVAQAVGMGELSFFSRVHYGGGAACATVQQAALAVATGVAEVVVCYRAFNERSGRRFGSGVQRREPSAEGTALGWSLPFGLLTPASWVAMAAQRYLHTYGLTPEVFGQVAVVDRKYAATNPAAYFHGRPITLADHAASRWIVEPLRLLDCCQETDGGQALVVTSVERARDLPHPPAVITAAAQGAGRAQEQMTSFYRDDLTGLPEMGMVARQLWRTSGLTPAGIDVGILYDHFTPFVLTQLEEFGFCKPGEAADFVAEERLPLNTHGGQLGEAYLHGMNGVAEGVRQLRGTSVNQIPEARRVLVTAGTGVPTSGLILGSDDRG comes from the coding sequence ATGAGTGTGCGGACGAGGGACACGCTCGGCGGGCGGGCGGCGATCGTCGGGATTGGGGCCACCGAGTTCTCCAAGGATTCGGGGCGCAGCGAGCTGCGGCTGGCTGTCGAGGCGGTGCGGGCCGCGCTCGACGACGCGGGGCTCACGCCGGCCGACGTGGACGGGATGGTGACGTTCACGATGGACACCAGCCCAGAGATCACGGTTGCCCAGGCGGTCGGCATGGGCGAGCTGTCCTTCTTCTCGCGGGTCCACTACGGGGGAGGCGCGGCTTGCGCGACCGTCCAGCAGGCGGCTCTCGCCGTGGCCACGGGGGTGGCCGAAGTGGTGGTCTGCTACCGGGCGTTCAACGAGCGGTCGGGACGGAGATTCGGTTCCGGAGTGCAGCGGCGTGAGCCGTCGGCGGAGGGCACCGCGCTCGGCTGGTCGCTGCCCTTCGGACTGCTCACGCCCGCGTCCTGGGTCGCGATGGCGGCCCAGCGCTATCTGCACACGTACGGACTGACGCCCGAGGTGTTCGGGCAGGTGGCGGTCGTCGACCGGAAGTATGCCGCGACCAACCCGGCGGCGTACTTCCACGGCAGACCGATCACGCTCGCCGACCATGCCGCCTCGCGGTGGATCGTCGAGCCGCTGCGGCTGCTGGACTGCTGTCAGGAGACCGACGGCGGTCAGGCCCTGGTCGTCACCTCGGTGGAGCGGGCGCGCGACCTGCCGCATCCGCCCGCTGTGATCACCGCGGCCGCCCAGGGCGCGGGGCGGGCCCAGGAGCAGATGACCAGCTTCTACCGGGACGACCTGACGGGGCTGCCGGAGATGGGCATGGTGGCGCGGCAACTGTGGCGCACATCCGGGCTGACGCCGGCCGGAATCGACGTGGGGATTTTGTACGACCACTTCACACCGTTCGTGCTGACGCAGTTGGAGGAGTTCGGGTTCTGCAAGCCGGGTGAGGCCGCGGACTTCGTCGCCGAGGAGCGGCTGCCGTTGAACACGCACGGGGGGCAACTCGGGGAGGCCTATCTGCACGGGATGAACGGCGTGGCGGAAGGCGTACGACAGCTCCGGGGCACGTCCGTGAACCAGATACCAGAGGCCCGCAGGGTGCTGGTGACCGCGGGGACGGGGGTCCCTACATCGGGGCTGATCCTGGGCTCTGACGATCGGGGTTGA